Proteins encoded in a region of the Prunus persica cultivar Lovell chromosome G4, Prunus_persica_NCBIv2, whole genome shotgun sequence genome:
- the LOC18779817 gene encoding inactive beta-amylase 4, chloroplastic isoform X2 — MAMADNGRVVCKCTARRSFCFRELTFDEKPNLRNHLRNVSTVPLFRNGLITRCPSVAGNSILSMDARENSRSTILPSSRHQRVPIYVMMPVDAFCIDGSGRPKIRKIKALTVALRALKLAGVHGIAVEVWWGIVERSSPLAYDWSLYEELFKLVSKSELKLHVALSFHSNMNSSSSKKGGVSLPLWIIEIGDHNKHIYYHDQNGLSNDDYLTLGVDHVPLFCGRTAVQCYEDFMLSFVKKFESFIGGVIEEISVGLGPSGELRYPAHPFGDGRWNFPGIGEFQCYDKYMMDDLKMAACKEGKPQWGDRGPQNAGGYNSLPSGVPFFEEGEESFLSDYGCFFLEWYSGRLLHHADDILAKAAKILRKYQENKKTSILLVAKIGGIFWWYQTAAHPAELTAGYYNTALRDGYEPVASILSRHGAALHFSCLEMMDTDNPASYLCSPEGLRQQIWTASKKRIIHLIGRNTNERFDRVGLWQIHANCHHSQAEAVRSFTYFRMNDKIFRAENWNNFVPFVRKMSTNW; from the exons ATGGCAATGGCGGACAATGGGCGAGTTGTATGCAAATGCACAGCGAGGAGGAGCTTCTGCTTCAGAGAACTGACTTTCGACGAGAAGCCCAATCTCCGAAACCATCTACGAAACGTTTCGACAGTTCCTCTCTTTAGAAACGGCCTCATTACTCGGTGCCCATCTGTCGCCGGAAATAGCATTCTCAG CATGGATGCACGAGAGAATTCGAGGTCCACCATATTGCCATCATCAAGACATCAGAGAGTTCCCATATATGTGATGATGCCTGTTGATGCATTCTGCATTGATGGTTCGGGGCGTCCGAAGATTAGGAA AATCAAGGCCTTAACTGTAGCTCTAAGAGCACTCAAGTTGGCTGGTGTCCATGGAATTGCAGTTGAAGTTTGGTGGGGAATCGTGGAGCGTTCCTCTCCTCTTGCATATGATTGGTCTCTATATGAAGAGCTTTTCAAACTGGTTTCTAAGTCAGAGTTGAAGTTGCATGTTGCCTTGTCTTTTCACTCAAACATGAACTCTTCTTCTAGCAAAAAAGGTGGTGTAAGTCTTCCGCTTTGGATCATAgag ATTGGCGATCACAATAAGCACATATATTATCATGACCAAAATGGATTGTCCAATGATGATTATCTTACACTAGGGGTTGACCACGTGCCTCTGTTCTGCGGCCGGACTGCCGTCCAATGTTATGAAGATTTCATGTTGAGTTTTGTTAAGAAATTTGAATCATTTATTGGAGGTGTGATAGAAGAAATTAGTGTTGGTCTTGGTCCTTCTGGTGAACTTCG GTATCCTGCACATCCTTTTGGCGATGGTAGATGGAACTTTCCTGGAATTGGTGAATTCCAGTGCTATGACAAGTACAT GATGGACGACCTAAAGATGGCTGCATGCAAGGAAGGAAAGCCTCAGTGGGGAGATAGGGGACCACAGAATGCTGGCGGTTACAACAGTCTCCCATCTGGAGTTCCTTTCTTTGAAGAGGGAGAGGAAAGCTTTCTTTCTGATTATGGGTGTTTTTTCCTT GAATGGTATAGTGGTAGGCTGCTTCATCATGCAGATGATATTCTTGCAAAGGCAGCTAAAATTCTGAGGAAATatcaagaaaacaagaaaacttcTATTCTATTGGTGGCTAAAATTGGTGGTATATTTTGGTGGTATCAGACAGCAGCACACCCTGCTGAACTTACAGCTGGATACTACAACACTGCTCTTAGGGATGGTTATGAACCTGTTGCTTCAATTTTGTCTCGTCATGGAGCTGCTTTGCATTTTTC CTGCTTAGAAATGATGGACACTGATAACCCAGCATCCTATCTTTGCAGCCCAGAAGGATTACGCCAACAG ATATGGACTGCTTCAAAGAAAAGGATAATACATTTGATCGGGAGAAATACCAATGAACGATTTGACAGG GTTGGGTTATGGCAAATACATGCTAACTGTCACCATTCACAGGCCGAAGCTGTAAGATCATTTACTTACTTCAGAATGAATGATAAGATTTTTAGGGCTGAAAACTGGAATAATTTTGTTCCTTTTGTTAGAAAGATGAGCACAAATTGGTGA
- the LOC18779817 gene encoding inactive beta-amylase 4, chloroplastic isoform X1: MAMADNGRVVCKCTARRSFCFRELTFDEKPNLRNHLRNVSTVPLFRNGLITRCPSVAGNSILSMDARENSRSTILPSSRHQRVPIYVMMPVDAFCIDGSGRPKIRKIKALTVALRALKLAGVHGIAVEVWWGIVERSSPLAYDWSLYEELFKLVSKSELKLHVALSFHSNMNSSSSKKGGVSLPLWIIEIGDHNKHIYYHDQNGLSNDDYLTLGVDHVPLFCGRTAVQCYEDFMLSFVKKFESFIGGVIEEISVGLGPSGELRYPAHPFGDGRWNFPGIGEFQCYDKYMMDDLKMAACKEGKPQWGDRGPQNAGGYNSLPSGVPFFEEGEESFLSDYGCFFLEWYSGRLLHHADDILAKAAKILRKYQENKKTSILLVAKIGGIFWWYQTAAHPAELTAGYYNTALRDGYEPVASILSRHGAALHFSCLEMMDTDNPASYLCSPEGLRQQIWTASKKRIIHLIGRNTNERFDRVGLWQIHANCHHSQAEADSLVNKMYGKHHEHGVFKNSIRSNKPIESNSVFIGFDDFSRLNWISKFKNRHTDFVVRRIQSNMLISCYYFLL, encoded by the exons ATGGCAATGGCGGACAATGGGCGAGTTGTATGCAAATGCACAGCGAGGAGGAGCTTCTGCTTCAGAGAACTGACTTTCGACGAGAAGCCCAATCTCCGAAACCATCTACGAAACGTTTCGACAGTTCCTCTCTTTAGAAACGGCCTCATTACTCGGTGCCCATCTGTCGCCGGAAATAGCATTCTCAG CATGGATGCACGAGAGAATTCGAGGTCCACCATATTGCCATCATCAAGACATCAGAGAGTTCCCATATATGTGATGATGCCTGTTGATGCATTCTGCATTGATGGTTCGGGGCGTCCGAAGATTAGGAA AATCAAGGCCTTAACTGTAGCTCTAAGAGCACTCAAGTTGGCTGGTGTCCATGGAATTGCAGTTGAAGTTTGGTGGGGAATCGTGGAGCGTTCCTCTCCTCTTGCATATGATTGGTCTCTATATGAAGAGCTTTTCAAACTGGTTTCTAAGTCAGAGTTGAAGTTGCATGTTGCCTTGTCTTTTCACTCAAACATGAACTCTTCTTCTAGCAAAAAAGGTGGTGTAAGTCTTCCGCTTTGGATCATAgag ATTGGCGATCACAATAAGCACATATATTATCATGACCAAAATGGATTGTCCAATGATGATTATCTTACACTAGGGGTTGACCACGTGCCTCTGTTCTGCGGCCGGACTGCCGTCCAATGTTATGAAGATTTCATGTTGAGTTTTGTTAAGAAATTTGAATCATTTATTGGAGGTGTGATAGAAGAAATTAGTGTTGGTCTTGGTCCTTCTGGTGAACTTCG GTATCCTGCACATCCTTTTGGCGATGGTAGATGGAACTTTCCTGGAATTGGTGAATTCCAGTGCTATGACAAGTACAT GATGGACGACCTAAAGATGGCTGCATGCAAGGAAGGAAAGCCTCAGTGGGGAGATAGGGGACCACAGAATGCTGGCGGTTACAACAGTCTCCCATCTGGAGTTCCTTTCTTTGAAGAGGGAGAGGAAAGCTTTCTTTCTGATTATGGGTGTTTTTTCCTT GAATGGTATAGTGGTAGGCTGCTTCATCATGCAGATGATATTCTTGCAAAGGCAGCTAAAATTCTGAGGAAATatcaagaaaacaagaaaacttcTATTCTATTGGTGGCTAAAATTGGTGGTATATTTTGGTGGTATCAGACAGCAGCACACCCTGCTGAACTTACAGCTGGATACTACAACACTGCTCTTAGGGATGGTTATGAACCTGTTGCTTCAATTTTGTCTCGTCATGGAGCTGCTTTGCATTTTTC CTGCTTAGAAATGATGGACACTGATAACCCAGCATCCTATCTTTGCAGCCCAGAAGGATTACGCCAACAG ATATGGACTGCTTCAAAGAAAAGGATAATACATTTGATCGGGAGAAATACCAATGAACGATTTGACAGG GTTGGGTTATGGCAAATACATGCTAACTGTCACCATTCACAGGCCGAAGCT GATTCTCTTGTCAATAAGATGTATGGGAAACACCATGAACATGGGGTGTTCAAAAATTCAATCCGCTCAAACAAACCGATCGAATCCAATTCAGTTTTTATTGGTTTTGATGACTTTAGCAGATTGAATTGGATCTCTAAATTCAAAAACCGACATACGGATTTTGTTGTAAGAagaatccaatccaatatgTTGATTTcatgttattattttcttttatag
- the LOC18779817 gene encoding inactive beta-amylase 4, chloroplastic isoform X3, whose translation MAMADNGRVVCKCTARRSFCFRELTFDEKPNLRNHLRNVSTVPLFRNGLITRCPSVAGNSILSMDARENSRSTILPSSRHQRVPIYVMMPVDAFCIDGSGRPKIRKIKALTVALRALKLAGVHGIAVEVWWGIVERSSPLAYDWSLYEELFKLVSKSELKLHVALSFHSNMNSSSSKKGGVSLPLWIIEIGDHNKHIYYHDQNGLSNDDYLTLGVDHVPLFCGRTAVQCYEDFMLSFVKKFESFIGGVIEEISVGLGPSGELRYPAHPFGDGRWNFPGIGEFQCYDKYMMDDLKMAACKEGKPQWGDRGPQNAGGYNSLPSGVPFFEEGEESFLSDYGCFFLEWYSGRLLHHADDILAKAAKILRKYQENKKTSILLVAKIGGIFWWYQTAAHPAELTAGYYNTALRDGYEPVASILSRHGAALHFSCLEMMDTDNPASYLCSPEGLRQQIWTASKKRIIHLIGRNTNERFDRVGLWQIHANCHHSQAEAHI comes from the exons ATGGCAATGGCGGACAATGGGCGAGTTGTATGCAAATGCACAGCGAGGAGGAGCTTCTGCTTCAGAGAACTGACTTTCGACGAGAAGCCCAATCTCCGAAACCATCTACGAAACGTTTCGACAGTTCCTCTCTTTAGAAACGGCCTCATTACTCGGTGCCCATCTGTCGCCGGAAATAGCATTCTCAG CATGGATGCACGAGAGAATTCGAGGTCCACCATATTGCCATCATCAAGACATCAGAGAGTTCCCATATATGTGATGATGCCTGTTGATGCATTCTGCATTGATGGTTCGGGGCGTCCGAAGATTAGGAA AATCAAGGCCTTAACTGTAGCTCTAAGAGCACTCAAGTTGGCTGGTGTCCATGGAATTGCAGTTGAAGTTTGGTGGGGAATCGTGGAGCGTTCCTCTCCTCTTGCATATGATTGGTCTCTATATGAAGAGCTTTTCAAACTGGTTTCTAAGTCAGAGTTGAAGTTGCATGTTGCCTTGTCTTTTCACTCAAACATGAACTCTTCTTCTAGCAAAAAAGGTGGTGTAAGTCTTCCGCTTTGGATCATAgag ATTGGCGATCACAATAAGCACATATATTATCATGACCAAAATGGATTGTCCAATGATGATTATCTTACACTAGGGGTTGACCACGTGCCTCTGTTCTGCGGCCGGACTGCCGTCCAATGTTATGAAGATTTCATGTTGAGTTTTGTTAAGAAATTTGAATCATTTATTGGAGGTGTGATAGAAGAAATTAGTGTTGGTCTTGGTCCTTCTGGTGAACTTCG GTATCCTGCACATCCTTTTGGCGATGGTAGATGGAACTTTCCTGGAATTGGTGAATTCCAGTGCTATGACAAGTACAT GATGGACGACCTAAAGATGGCTGCATGCAAGGAAGGAAAGCCTCAGTGGGGAGATAGGGGACCACAGAATGCTGGCGGTTACAACAGTCTCCCATCTGGAGTTCCTTTCTTTGAAGAGGGAGAGGAAAGCTTTCTTTCTGATTATGGGTGTTTTTTCCTT GAATGGTATAGTGGTAGGCTGCTTCATCATGCAGATGATATTCTTGCAAAGGCAGCTAAAATTCTGAGGAAATatcaagaaaacaagaaaacttcTATTCTATTGGTGGCTAAAATTGGTGGTATATTTTGGTGGTATCAGACAGCAGCACACCCTGCTGAACTTACAGCTGGATACTACAACACTGCTCTTAGGGATGGTTATGAACCTGTTGCTTCAATTTTGTCTCGTCATGGAGCTGCTTTGCATTTTTC CTGCTTAGAAATGATGGACACTGATAACCCAGCATCCTATCTTTGCAGCCCAGAAGGATTACGCCAACAG ATATGGACTGCTTCAAAGAAAAGGATAATACATTTGATCGGGAGAAATACCAATGAACGATTTGACAGG GTTGGGTTATGGCAAATACATGCTAACTGTCACCATTCACAGGCCGAAGCT CATATTTGA